The genomic window TCCACCGTGTGATTGTAGGATCTCCAGCCAACAGGTGTGCTGCTCTCTGAACATGATGTTATCAGCTGTTGATTAAGGCATCCTATTgatgatgtcatttcctgttttctgttttgcagagCCGGAATGAAGCCAGGAGATGTTAATATTGAGATCAAGGGGGTAAAGGTGAACACGTCGGAGGAGATATATAATGCTGTGAGGACCAGCGAAAGCTTAAATGTGGTGGTCCACCGGGGGGCCGACCTGCTCATGCTGCACATGACCCCAGAGTCCACAGAGTGACATCAAGTCAAGTATTTAGTAAGATTAAGAAATGGTGAGTAATGAGAAGCTGTCATAGTTGGAGATGTTGTAAGAAAGGAATCATCTAAAGAGTTGAACAGTTTTAGCAAACGCTGGACATTCGTGTAGTAAACGTGTTTCTGGAAGCGTATGAAATAATGTGGATGATTCAGACTTCTGTACACTGgataaacctcagtgtgtctgcgcaaactacactatcagtattgatttgaaggaatatcactgaatattttgtttaggattgtcatgatggcaacaaacactcaaagaccttaataaaactgggtgctcttattgtgaaaatgctgatgttttgtattgagtctcacattctcatgttatgacgtttgtattttaatacatttttctgaacAGCTCTGATTTCACAATAAACCATTGGAATATTTATGGATGATTTGCTTATGTCGCAGTGACTGatatgtttaggttttgggtcagCGCTGTACAGCATTCTGAAAAAGTGTATTTCTAAAAGTGCGCCGTAATGACGCCAGTGTCAACTGCAGTGTGTGTTGGAAAGGACTGGATGCTGTTCAAACCTCATGGCAAATATTTGTCACCCCATACAAAACCAGTTTAAATCCACACAATCTGACAACACTGGGGCTAGATCACAATATAAGCCACAACACAAGTGAGttcaataaaatatatctttattacagacatgtacaaaaatcaaatatacaaaacattctGCTAATGTGACTCAGAACTCCAGCATGGACCAGTCGTGGTAAGGCATCTCTTCTAGAGGAATTCTGCACTCTGGATTCTCATGCAGACAAGCCCTCATCATATCACAGCATTCTGTGAAGAAGAAATGGAGAGGTgaggttattgttattattattattaagctgtttcacttaattgttctttgatgaacatctcaccttgagagagggtaaatttggaccAGTCATGTTGAAGGTAGTACAGGTCATACGCTGATGGGAATTCTCCATGGAGCATTGTGAACAGAAGAACCCCAAGAGAATAGACCGTCGCTGGTTTGGCCCGGTAGCATCCTTTTTCATAAAACTCTGGCGGGATGTACGCTTCTGTGCCTGGAGGAGAGACGTTTAGTTTAGCATCATGTTGAATATATATACCAGATGGGCTTCAGCTGTGCTAATTAACCAGCTTTCAATACGTATATTAATAATGCTTATGCACATTCataactagtgttgtcaaaagtatcaactaCCAATCGATACCGACACTCATCACAGTCATATttgctgagcatgtgaacaccaatggccaatcagtggtgtttaacagcgctcaaattgacttgttaaatgtcagaatcgattggtaccgaagtcgatacttttgaccacactattCAAAACACCTACCAGAGAAGAGACTGTAGGCTGATTCCATCATGAAGTCTCCACACCCGAAGTCGATCAGCTTGACTTCCAGTGTGTCGGGGTTCACCAGCAGGTTTTGAAGCTTAATGTCCCGGTGGAACACCCCGCGGTAACAGCACACGTTGGCAGCATAAACAGCTTGCCTCATGATGGTATGTGCTGTTTTCTCACTGAGGACTCCACCGCTGACTTCAAGGAATGCCTCCAGGTCCATGCTTGGACTAGGCCGCTCCATCACCATGACGTAATGGTTTTTAAAGACCTGCCAGTCCAGAAGCTGAATAATGTTCGCACACCTGGAGCCACCGCTGGCCATGTTTGCCAAGGTGATCTCTAGAGGAAGTGGCtggtcacatgactgaaaacaaaataataatgttggtttTCAAACAAGGGTTTCTGACCACAGCCTGTGgtctataataaatataagacTTTATAAACTGAACACAGCGAACAGAAAGTGTAGTCTACTCACAGAGCTGACATCTTGCATATTTGGGGTCTTCTGAACAAATTTAACTGCCACCTGTTTAAAGGAACAAGCGAACAATTAACATGTGCACGGAGATcatttcattcagtcataaaTCCTGAACAGAGGATTCATTCGTCAGCAGAAATGTCCAAACAATGAAAGCTCTGATGATGTTCTTTAAACAGGGAACTTCATCAGAGGatttgagtctacaaaaatgaATACCTGCAGACCATCCTGTATGCGAATCCCCTCATACACGGAGCCGAAACCTCCTTCACCAAGCTGCTTTCCGAGTTTGTAGCGGCAGCTGATGTCATctgttaaaaatgaagaaaatgtcattaaattataaaccaaataaaaacacaaacagttgaagtcagaattattgtcagatttcagaacatgatagttttaataactcatttctaataactgatgtcttttatctttgtcgtgatgacagtacatcatatttactggatattttcaagataccagtgttcagcttaaagttctgaatacttaaactttattgctctgcatcatttgggaaatattttaaaaatattaataaaaaatcacaggagggcgaataattttgacttcaactgtataattttacaaagtttgatgagcctaaacaaatgttctgaactccagcaataaacttactattgtccaagcaggtcccatCATCTGCTGTAGACTTCACAGCAGAGTCCTCTTGTGAGACCTGATCCGGTAAAGGGTTCCAGTTTTCATCCAGGGCAGAGTCACAGATGTCATCTGTTATGAGCTGCTGGCTCACTGGAAGTTCATTGTTTTCATCAGATGGTGAACTTGGAGGACTATCAAGCTCTTGCTCCAGGCTGTCCTCACTGAGGGAGGATTCGTTGTCTGCTGGGAAGTGAAGCTCTGCAGAGTCGTTCTCAATGACCACTGCAGAGTCAAAGCTGTTCACTTCCAGCTTAAAGTCCAAATCTTCGTCTGCTGGAGCATCAAGAGCTGGAGGTTGGAGAACTTCCAGCTCCAGGTTGCTCACAGCAGTGCAGAAGAATTTAGAGCTACTGATGGGCTCTGCGTGAAGTTCGTGGATCTCCTGCACACAAAGCTGATCTAAAGAGAGGAAGGAACATCATTAATATGACTCTACAACTCTTTTTGACAAGATATTTGAACAGTTCATTTGCAGAAACATTactcaatgtgtttttattgatgaTCTTCATGGGTTTTCTGCATTGAATTAGCAAACAAGTAAACTATATATCTAAAGGCAAAgctcactgaaataaaaaatcctaatacaaataattcttattttttctgttttttacacaaaactacaaattctgaagaaaattcctgaaatcagcagccattaaccttcattgtaggaacacaaaatactgtggaagtcaatggctgaaagcacctcaaacaggtttaaggagtaaattatgacagaattgtcttGTTTATGTGAACTGTGGCTTTAAGAAACTCTTTCTAAAATGTCCTCCAGTTAATGTTGATTTCTGATCTTTAAACACTTATGTGTTGTGTTTGGTGTGTTTAACAGTATGCTTTAGTAATTAAAAGTGCTCATAAATCTATTTTACCAACAACAGTAGCTCTTCTTCTGGAAAAACAGGCGAAGAAGATGGGAGACAATTTGAGTTTCCTCTTTTTCTGTCTCCCTGCCTGTTTTCCTGCAGCGACGGCCGGGTCATCGGTCATCAGATGACGGTGATTCTCTGTCGTGCTGCCGGTGGGTTCGAGTGGCTCACACGGTTGTTCGTTCGCACACTTAACACCAAACGCTTTCTTCAGACGGTTAATCAGTTTTGAAAATGCCATTTTATCACTGTACTGTTGAATcgcagaaagtactgaactactagaCATCCAAAGAAGCTAATGAGAGTTTCTGCTACGTCAAAAGCTTTTTACTGTCACCGATGATGTCAGAGTTCCACAATTCCATTTGGTATTACGTagagactttttaaaacacaacaaacttcTAATGCAGGCCCGCGCTAGACTGACTGGCTCATTCGCCTTAATGTGCTCACACAGCCACCtgcttatacacatttttttccaattattaattaatttatttttgcacttaggcctatatattttttctgtcatGCACAACTTTTTCTGCGTTTtgctttttattacaattattaccatgtttatatatatttatacgcgtgtgtgtgtgtgtgtgtgtgtgtgtgtgcgtgtgtgtgtatgattcatttattttgagtaGCTCATTtcggttattttatattttcattatcaattatttataacttttaactgtattattattatcatttatattatattttatatattatgattatataaATTCGTTATTCTTGtgaattctttttaaatgaataatgcttcaaataataaattaaaaagaaaaatatgcaacaaaatgaaGTTATCCATATTACCTGAAACCGCCAGTAGGTGGTGGTAGGACACTGTCTTAAGTGAATAAGacatttattcagcaacaaagcaactgttgtatttatgaatagaTCAAGGGTGAATCGACTctcacaattaatttaaatccacagattcattcacaaaaaatAACCCACTCTAGCCTAAATAAGGACTGAACCGATGTGAACGCTAACAGGTAGGAATAATGATCAAATTCTTGTGGATTAAACATCTTTGATGACATTAATTGCAGTAGATTTTGTTAAGTTACAACAAAAGGTATGAAATGGTTTTAATTGCGAA from Danio rerio strain Tuebingen ecotype United States chromosome 13, GRCz12tu, whole genome shotgun sequence includes these protein-coding regions:
- the LOC562245 gene encoding serine protease HTRA2, mitochondrial isoform X3, which gives rise to MLSIIEELRMRDPSFPDVSHGVLIHRVIVGSPANRAGMKPGDVNIEIKGVKVNTSEEIYNAVRTSESLNVVVHRGADLLMLHMTPESTE
- the LOC141377136 gene encoding serine/threonine-protein kinase pim-2-like, which produces MSSSSVLSAIQQYSDKMAFSKLINRLKKAFGVKCANEQPCEPLEPTGSTTENHRHLMTDDPAVAAGKQAGRQKKRKLKLSPIFFACFSRRRATVVDQLCVQEIHELHAEPISSSKFFCTAVSNLELEVLQPPALDAPADEDLDFKLEVNSFDSAVVIENDSAELHFPADNESSLSEDSLEQELDSPPSSPSDENNELPVSQQLITDDICDSALDENWNPLPDQVSQEDSAVKSTADDGTCLDNNDISCRYKLGKQLGEGGFGSVYEGIRIQDGLQVAVKFVQKTPNMQDVSSSCDQPLPLEITLANMASGGSRCANIIQLLDWQVFKNHYVMVMERPSPSMDLEAFLEVSGGVLSEKTAHTIMRQAVYAANVCCYRGVFHRDIKLQNLLVNPDTLEVKLIDFGCGDFMMESAYSLFSGTEAYIPPEFYEKGCYRAKPATVYSLGVLLFTMLHGEFPSAYDLYYLQHDWSKFTLSQECCDMMRACLHENPECRIPLEEMPYHDWSMLEF